The following proteins are co-located in the Bacillus pumilus genome:
- the ablA gene encoding lysine 2,3-aminomutase: MNQKLYEPTRHWKDIELWKDVPEEKWNDWIWQLTHTVKTLDDLEKIVNLTEEEKEGVKISTKTIPLNITPYYASLMNPDDPRCPVRMQSVPIAEELHKTKYDLEDPLHEDEDSPVPGLTHRYPDRVLFLVTNQCSMYCRYCTRRRFSGQIGMGVPKKQLDAAIGYIRETPEVRDVLISGGDGLLINDQVLEYILKNLRDIPHVEIIRIGTRAPVVFPQRITDELCEILKKYHPVWLNTHFNTSIEITKEAKEACERLVNAGVPVGNQAVILAGINDSVPIMKKLMHDLVKIRVRPYYIYQCDLSEGIGHFRTPVSKGLEIIEGLRGHTSGYAVPSFVVDAPGGGGKIALQPNYLLSQSPDKVVLRNFEGVITSYPEPEHYVAGQGDAYFNEIYEEKQEPAIGVTALFQDEARSFTPENLSRMKRREAYETNPEHDTLKNKREKRDQLKEKKYQAQLKKEETVKEEK, encoded by the coding sequence ATGAATCAGAAACTGTATGAACCAACGCGTCATTGGAAGGACATTGAGCTTTGGAAAGATGTACCCGAGGAAAAGTGGAACGACTGGATTTGGCAGTTGACGCATACCGTTAAAACGCTTGATGATTTAGAAAAAATCGTGAACTTAACAGAAGAGGAAAAAGAAGGGGTGAAGATTTCCACCAAAACCATTCCACTCAACATTACACCCTACTATGCCTCACTGATGAATCCAGACGATCCAAGATGTCCGGTGCGCATGCAATCTGTGCCAATTGCAGAGGAGCTTCATAAAACAAAATATGACCTGGAAGACCCGCTTCATGAAGATGAGGATTCACCTGTCCCAGGTTTAACGCACCGGTACCCAGATCGTGTGCTGTTTCTTGTGACAAATCAGTGCTCCATGTACTGCCGCTATTGCACGAGAAGACGTTTTTCCGGACAGATCGGCATGGGCGTACCAAAAAAGCAACTAGATGCTGCAATTGGCTATATTAGAGAAACACCTGAGGTGCGGGATGTGTTAATTTCAGGCGGAGATGGGCTGTTAATCAATGATCAAGTGCTCGAATACATTTTGAAAAACTTACGAGACATTCCGCACGTTGAGATCATTCGTATTGGTACCCGCGCGCCGGTTGTCTTTCCGCAAAGAATTACAGATGAACTGTGTGAGATTTTGAAAAAATATCATCCGGTCTGGCTGAATACCCATTTCAATACAAGTATTGAAATCACAAAAGAAGCAAAGGAAGCGTGTGAACGTCTTGTGAATGCCGGTGTCCCTGTAGGCAATCAGGCCGTGATCCTAGCGGGTATTAATGACAGTGTTCCAATTATGAAGAAGCTGATGCACGATCTCGTGAAGATTCGCGTCAGACCTTATTATATTTATCAATGTGATTTATCTGAGGGCATTGGTCACTTTAGAACACCCGTCTCAAAAGGACTTGAAATCATTGAAGGCTTAAGAGGGCATACGAGCGGTTATGCAGTGCCAAGCTTTGTTGTAGATGCCCCAGGAGGCGGAGGAAAGATCGCCCTGCAGCCAAATTATTTATTATCGCAAAGCCCTGACAAAGTCGTCCTTCGTAACTTTGAAGGCGTCATCACATCGTACCCAGAGCCAGAGCATTACGTCGCAGGCCAGGGAGATGCGTATTTTAATGAAATTTATGAAGAAAAACAAGAACCGGCAATTGGCGTCACTGCTCTATTTCAAGATGAAGCAAGATCGTTTACGCCTGAAAATTTAAGCCGGATGAAACGAAGAGAAGCATATGAGACAAATCCTGAGCATGATACGCTCAAAAACAAACGTGAAAAACGGGATCAATTAAAAGAGAAGAAATATCAAGCGCAGCTCAAAAAAGAAGAAACTGTAAAGGAGGAGAAATAA
- a CDS encoding sigma-54 interaction domain-containing protein, giving the protein MGKVVERADWFELILEAIDEAIHVVDDQGVTIFYNHNAAKFDCLQKEEVIGKYILDVYPSLTEKTSTLMHVLRTGKPIYHSLQTYLNKNGEKIETVNTTLPIIEDNKLIGAVEVAKDVSKLSALSNRLDQKKRTNGVSETDQMHDFSSFLTNDPLLKEMLEKAKKAAAYPSSVVVYGETGTGKEVLVQAIVHESDRKNQVFIPQNCAALPESLLESLLFGSVKGSYTGAIDRKGLFELADGGTLFLDELQAMPLTLQTKLLRVLEDGVVRRIGDAKAIKVDVRVITALNIDPFEAVKKQILREDLFYRLHVSSFHIPPLRARKQDIKLLSHHFIQTYHHQFSKNVTRLSEETAQLFMAHHWPGNVRELKHTIEHAVLMMPKEAEDITPAYLPAHLRAQKRENESQQSSLKSQVTSFEQTLIQEALSKHNGNIKRTAAALKIPRQTLQYKLKKYADAEM; this is encoded by the coding sequence ATGGGGAAGGTTGTCGAAAGAGCGGATTGGTTTGAATTAATTTTAGAAGCCATCGATGAAGCCATTCACGTTGTAGATGATCAAGGGGTCACGATCTTTTATAATCACAATGCCGCTAAATTTGACTGTTTACAAAAAGAAGAGGTGATTGGCAAGTACATCCTTGATGTGTACCCATCGTTAACTGAAAAAACAAGTACACTCATGCATGTCCTCAGAACGGGGAAGCCCATTTATCATTCTTTACAAACGTATTTGAATAAAAATGGAGAAAAAATTGAAACGGTCAACACCACATTGCCCATTATTGAAGATAACAAGTTAATAGGAGCAGTGGAAGTAGCAAAAGATGTATCAAAGCTGTCGGCACTTTCAAATCGTTTAGATCAAAAAAAACGAACGAATGGTGTTTCTGAGACAGACCAAATGCATGATTTTTCTTCATTTTTAACAAATGATCCGCTCTTAAAAGAGATGCTTGAGAAGGCAAAAAAAGCAGCTGCTTATCCTTCGTCTGTTGTCGTCTACGGGGAAACAGGGACAGGAAAAGAAGTGCTTGTACAAGCCATTGTCCATGAATCTGACCGAAAAAACCAGGTGTTCATTCCGCAAAACTGCGCAGCGCTTCCAGAATCATTACTTGAGAGTCTATTGTTTGGATCTGTCAAAGGGAGCTATACGGGCGCAATTGATCGCAAGGGGCTTTTTGAATTAGCAGATGGGGGCACGCTTTTTCTTGATGAGCTGCAAGCGATGCCGCTCACGCTGCAAACAAAATTATTACGTGTGTTAGAAGATGGCGTTGTGCGCCGCATCGGTGATGCAAAGGCCATTAAAGTGGATGTCAGAGTCATTACGGCACTCAATATAGATCCATTTGAAGCTGTTAAAAAGCAAATTTTAAGAGAAGACTTATTTTATAGACTGCATGTGTCATCTTTTCATATTCCACCGCTTCGAGCGAGAAAGCAAGATATCAAGCTGCTATCCCATCATTTCATTCAAACCTATCATCACCAGTTTTCTAAAAATGTCACCCGCCTTTCTGAAGAAACGGCACAATTGTTTATGGCGCACCACTGGCCAGGGAACGTCCGAGAATTAAAACATACCATTGAGCATGCTGTTTTGATGATGCCAAAGGAAGCGGAAGACATCACCCCGGCATATCTTCCTGCTCATTTACGGGCTCAGAAGAGAGAAAACGAATCTCAGCAGTCCTCATTAAAAAGTCAGGTTACTTCATTTGAACAAACATTGATTCAAGAAGCTTTAAGTAAGCATAACGGGAATATTAAACGAACCGCCGCAGCCTTAAAGATCCCTCGACAAACGCTGCAATACAAACTGAAGAAATATGCAGATGCCGAAATGTAG
- a CDS encoding CgeB family protein — MKLLYISSGYGGIYQTFDQWIVESFIDSPFSCLKMERESLLTHMHKIRTFSPDFVFMMIGDRVPKEVLQQFKQEQIPVVLWMTEDPFYTDVSASCAHDAHMILTIDEGTLPFYKQLGVHHAHYFPIPTNTRVFQKKMPPADSFLYDIALIGYPYPNRIKSIRALLQQHKWRILVAGKEWHRHLNKSRRLYRDLTLVTNWLNPQQMAKMYEQSAIILNPHRPAQFAYNRNKAMIENISLNNRAFDIAASGSFQLTNINPPGAFSSFAFYTHEDDLIEKVEYYVSNDEKRKAISLKNYEQVVSWNTFDTLPYRLCEMVKSTL, encoded by the coding sequence ATGAAGCTACTTTATATCAGCTCTGGCTACGGAGGGATCTATCAAACTTTCGATCAATGGATAGTAGAAAGCTTCATCGATTCACCCTTTTCATGTTTAAAGATGGAAAGAGAATCTCTACTGACGCACATGCACAAAATCCGGACATTTTCTCCGGATTTTGTTTTCATGATGATCGGTGATCGTGTTCCAAAAGAAGTGCTTCAGCAATTCAAACAAGAACAGATACCAGTGGTCCTATGGATGACAGAAGACCCTTTTTATACAGATGTGTCAGCCAGCTGTGCACATGATGCACACATGATTTTGACAATTGACGAAGGCACACTGCCTTTTTATAAACAATTAGGTGTTCATCACGCACACTACTTTCCCATTCCGACAAATACACGTGTATTTCAGAAAAAAATGCCGCCAGCAGATTCGTTCCTCTATGATATTGCATTGATCGGTTATCCTTATCCAAATCGCATCAAATCGATCCGTGCACTATTGCAACAGCACAAATGGCGTATTCTCGTTGCAGGGAAGGAATGGCACCGTCACTTAAATAAATCTCGCAGACTATATCGTGATCTGACACTCGTGACCAATTGGCTGAACCCTCAGCAAATGGCCAAAATGTATGAGCAGTCAGCCATTATCCTTAATCCACACAGGCCTGCTCAATTTGCTTATAACCGAAACAAAGCAATGATTGAAAATATAAGTTTGAACAACAGAGCATTTGATATCGCAGCAAGTGGAAGTTTTCAATTGACGAATATAAATCCTCCAGGTGCTTTTTCAAGCTTTGCCTTTTACACTCATGAAGACGACTTGATTGAGAAAGTCGAATATTATGTATCAAATGATGAGAAAAGAAAGGCGATATCTCTTAAAAATTACGAACAAGTCGTTTCTTGGAATACATTTGACACGCTGCCATATAGGCTGTGTGAAATGGTAAAGAGCACCCTATAA
- a CDS encoding acylneuraminate cytidylyltransferase family protein: MYRGKRILALIPAFHRQQDHHDEYIRLLAERPLIYWTIQPLLQMVELDEIIVSSHDVNTQIISSHYGANVIELPSTHVTEQTPSLLAVKHALAYLEREGKTFDIVLYLHPASPLREPIDIEKCLELLVEGSYDCTASFTEALENPNETWTLHDNNEATLYKDNHHFFISKQEHPYTYGRLNGAVYAFHAHYAKECIHSFLEGSVGAYIMDRTHSHVFKTEADRTEVEKVLLARRDTEGTV; encoded by the coding sequence ATGTATAGGGGAAAACGTATTTTAGCTTTGATACCAGCTTTTCATAGGCAGCAAGATCATCATGATGAATATATTCGTCTATTGGCGGAGCGACCGCTTATTTATTGGACCATTCAGCCGCTCCTCCAAATGGTTGAGTTAGATGAAATTATCGTCTCTTCACATGATGTGAATACTCAAATTATTTCGTCCCACTACGGAGCAAATGTCATTGAGCTTCCAAGCACACATGTGACTGAACAAACGCCTTCATTACTAGCTGTGAAGCATGCGCTTGCTTATTTAGAGCGGGAAGGGAAGACGTTTGATATTGTCCTGTATCTGCATCCAGCATCTCCACTGAGAGAGCCGATTGATATTGAGAAATGCCTGGAGCTTCTTGTAGAAGGAAGTTATGATTGTACCGCTTCTTTTACAGAGGCGCTAGAAAACCCAAACGAAACATGGACACTGCATGACAACAATGAAGCGACGTTGTATAAGGACAATCATCATTTTTTTATTTCAAAGCAAGAACATCCTTATACGTATGGTCGTCTAAATGGCGCTGTATATGCTTTTCATGCTCATTATGCAAAAGAATGCATACACTCATTTTTAGAAGGGTCTGTTGGGGCATACATCATGGATCGCACACATTCGCATGTTTTCAAAACTGAGGCAGATAGGACAGAGGTAGAGAAAGTATTATTGGCACGACGAGATACGGAAGGGACAGTATAA
- a CDS encoding SDR family NAD(P)-dependent oxidoreductase, giving the protein MSKQIETSMKTFFRDKTILVTGGTGSIGRQIVKKLTACSPKKVIVFSKDDSKQYMMKNEYAEYPEVVFALGDVRDASRVRQLVKGVDIIFHAAALKQVPSCEDNPFEAVQTNIIGGQHVIEAAIEHEVSHVVNISTDKAVAPTNAMGATKLISEKLFFQANESIPNQKTMFCSVRFGNVLGSRGSVIPIMLQQLLNEKPLTVTDPNMTRFFMSIEEAVSLTLEAAIMMKGGETFILKMESLQLADLLKAFHEYASQINVASPDILVIGKRPGEKLHEELTFPHEADALFEHEQFYAILPRPHLHPAFQKVDLTNYTSNEAPLITKAKLFHIIEQLHHTHHKK; this is encoded by the coding sequence ATGTCCAAACAGATAGAAACAAGTATGAAGACCTTTTTTCGTGACAAAACGATTTTAGTCACAGGCGGTACTGGTTCGATCGGCCGGCAAATCGTGAAAAAGTTAACAGCATGCTCTCCAAAGAAGGTCATTGTATTTAGCAAAGATGACAGCAAACAATACATGATGAAAAATGAGTATGCAGAATATCCAGAGGTCGTATTTGCACTTGGAGATGTGCGGGATGCAAGCCGCGTGAGACAGCTCGTCAAAGGGGTTGATATCATCTTTCATGCAGCAGCCTTAAAACAAGTACCCTCTTGTGAAGATAATCCATTTGAAGCCGTTCAAACCAATATCATCGGCGGGCAGCATGTTATTGAAGCAGCGATCGAACATGAAGTCAGTCATGTGGTTAACATTTCAACAGACAAAGCCGTCGCTCCGACAAATGCCATGGGTGCAACAAAATTGATTTCAGAAAAACTATTTTTCCAAGCAAACGAAAGTATTCCGAATCAAAAAACGATGTTTTGCTCTGTACGCTTTGGCAATGTGCTTGGATCAAGGGGTTCCGTCATTCCGATCATGCTCCAGCAGCTGTTAAATGAGAAGCCTTTGACCGTGACAGACCCTAATATGACACGTTTTTTTATGTCCATTGAAGAGGCTGTATCCCTCACACTTGAAGCAGCGATCATGATGAAAGGCGGCGAAACGTTCATTCTCAAGATGGAATCATTACAGCTTGCTGATCTATTAAAGGCGTTTCATGAATATGCCAGTCAAATCAACGTCGCATCTCCAGATATTCTCGTTATCGGGAAAAGACCCGGAGAAAAACTTCACGAGGAGCTCACATTCCCGCACGAGGCAGATGCACTGTTTGAACATGAACAATTTTATGCGATCTTACCGAGACCACATCTGCACCCTGCCTTCCAAAAAGTCGATTTGACCAATTACACGTCAAATGAAGCACCGCTCATTACAAAAGCGAAGCTATTCCATATCATCGAACAATTACATCACACGCATCATAAAAAATAA
- the msrB gene encoding peptide-methionine (R)-S-oxide reductase MsrB, which yields MANEKEQRIKELNRMQYEVTQNNGTEPPFQNEFWDHKEEGIYVDIISGKPLFSSFDKFDAHCGWPSFTKPIEGEEVAEKVDTSHGMVRTEVRSKTADSHLGHVFPDGPGPNGLRYCINSAALKFIPKDDLEKEGYGHLAHLFE from the coding sequence ATGGCAAATGAAAAAGAGCAGCGCATCAAAGAATTAAACCGGATGCAGTACGAGGTCACGCAAAATAATGGCACTGAGCCGCCATTTCAAAATGAATTTTGGGACCACAAAGAAGAGGGCATTTATGTGGATATCATTTCAGGCAAGCCATTGTTTTCTTCTTTCGATAAGTTTGATGCCCATTGCGGCTGGCCAAGTTTTACAAAACCGATTGAAGGCGAGGAAGTAGCGGAGAAGGTTGATACGAGTCATGGTATGGTTCGGACAGAGGTTCGCAGCAAAACAGCTGATTCTCATCTTGGTCATGTCTTTCCTGATGGACCAGGGCCAAACGGTCTTCGATATTGCATTAACTCAGCCGCTTTGAAGTTTATCCCAAAGGATGATCTTGAAAAAGAAGGCTACGGTCATTTGGCACATCTATTTGAATAA
- the msrA gene encoding peptide-methionine (S)-S-oxide reductase MsrA: MSEKQELATFAGGCFWCMVKPFDEQPGIIKVESGYTGGHTVNPTYEEVCTNTTGHREAVQITFNPDVFPYEKLLELYWQQIDPTDDGGQFGDRGESYRTGIYVHNEEQRKLAEASKEQLSQSGIFQKPIVTEILEAGPFYPAEEYHQHYYKKNKMHYERYHVGSGRAGFIQSHWSDK, from the coding sequence ATGTCTGAAAAACAAGAATTAGCCACATTTGCTGGAGGCTGTTTCTGGTGTATGGTTAAACCTTTTGATGAACAGCCAGGCATTATCAAAGTTGAATCAGGGTATACTGGCGGACATACAGTGAATCCGACCTATGAGGAAGTATGTACAAATACAACGGGACATAGAGAAGCGGTTCAAATCACATTTAATCCTGACGTTTTCCCGTATGAGAAACTATTAGAACTGTATTGGCAGCAAATAGACCCAACAGATGATGGAGGGCAATTTGGTGATAGAGGAGAGTCCTACCGTACAGGTATTTATGTTCATAATGAGGAGCAGCGAAAGCTTGCAGAAGCTTCGAAAGAGCAGCTGAGTCAAAGCGGAATTTTCCAAAAGCCAATCGTCACAGAAATTTTAGAGGCTGGTCCTTTTTATCCCGCAGAGGAATATCATCAGCACTATTATAAAAAGAACAAAATGCACTACGAACGATATCATGTCGGTTCGGGTAGAGCGGGTTTTATTCAATCCCATTGGAGTGATAAATAA
- a CDS encoding MarR family transcriptional regulator, giving the protein MEQRKQMMYEMDTLLRTVFKQIRYEINSLLDNELSRNEFLILNLLREQGAKKVTEFASILGVSASHITAVTDTLVEKGWITRIRSKEDRRIIKIHLTDKGKEITEHFEKKKTEYFMERFESFDDEELKTMIKLFKKLDKSQKD; this is encoded by the coding sequence TTGGAACAAAGAAAACAAATGATGTATGAAATGGATACTTTACTGAGAACCGTATTTAAGCAGATACGTTATGAAATTAACAGCCTGCTCGATAACGAATTATCTCGAAATGAATTTCTCATTTTAAATCTACTCCGTGAGCAAGGCGCAAAAAAAGTAACGGAATTCGCTTCGATTCTTGGGGTGTCAGCAAGCCATATTACAGCAGTGACCGACACACTTGTAGAAAAAGGCTGGATCACTCGTATCCGCTCAAAAGAGGATCGCCGCATCATCAAAATCCACTTAACCGATAAGGGTAAGGAAATTACTGAGCATTTTGAAAAAAAGAAAACAGAATACTTTATGGAACGATTTGAATCATTTGATGATGAAGAACTCAAAACGATGATCAAATTATTCAAAAAGCTGGATAAAAGCCAAAAGGATTAA
- a CDS encoding DNA alkylation repair protein, with the protein MTSPYLCPNCKTNRTRFNLIEQLSEPVKLDPATGAVVETYKGDQLSPFHMSYQGPQLKVQCGVCGLIEDEKTFIKLAEYHQYSSPS; encoded by the coding sequence ATGACAAGCCCTTATCTTTGTCCAAACTGTAAAACCAACAGAACGCGCTTTAATCTGATTGAGCAGCTTTCAGAACCTGTGAAGCTTGATCCGGCGACTGGAGCAGTTGTCGAAACATACAAAGGAGATCAGCTTTCTCCTTTTCACATGAGCTATCAAGGACCTCAACTCAAAGTCCAGTGCGGCGTTTGCGGTTTAATTGAGGATGAAAAAACATTCATTAAGCTAGCTGAATATCATCAATATTCTTCTCCTTCTTAA
- a CDS encoding DUF4397 domain-containing protein, whose amino-acid sequence MQQLCDMNDFPYRPSATVYQYHQRHTSQKAVIRLFHAAPDLSELAVFVNRQQIVRTMPYGQLTAYMEWDEGVYEIEVFKLATKERVLYSRKMLQGDETYTLCITGARTGFALLTERQDSLIKQDDLSALTFVQLSPDLPSIDIYERDQGMLSKELGYVSGTQTHHFSPNKYHFELKASGTQSVLLDIPKVHLQTKHAYLILLHGFANGEPELMAKVALSRQI is encoded by the coding sequence ATGCAGCAGCTCTGTGATATGAATGACTTTCCATATCGTCCGTCAGCTACCGTCTACCAATACCATCAGAGACATACTTCTCAAAAAGCCGTTATTCGACTATTTCACGCTGCACCAGATCTAAGTGAGCTCGCTGTATTTGTGAATCGGCAGCAGATCGTGAGAACGATGCCGTATGGCCAGCTGACAGCTTATATGGAGTGGGATGAGGGTGTTTATGAGATAGAAGTATTCAAGCTGGCTACAAAAGAAAGGGTTCTTTATTCTCGCAAGATGCTCCAGGGAGACGAGACTTACACACTGTGTATCACAGGGGCTCGAACAGGCTTTGCATTGCTAACAGAGCGCCAAGATTCTCTTATCAAGCAAGATGACCTATCAGCACTTACATTTGTCCAGCTGTCTCCAGACCTCCCTTCCATTGATATATATGAACGTGATCAAGGAATGTTATCAAAGGAGCTTGGTTATGTGAGCGGCACCCAAACTCATCATTTCTCTCCGAATAAGTATCATTTTGAACTGAAAGCTTCCGGTACTCAAAGTGTACTGCTTGATATCCCAAAAGTTCACCTGCAAACAAAGCACGCATACCTCATTTTGCTTCATGGTTTTGCAAACGGAGAGCCAGAGCTCATGGCGAAGGTGGCCTTGTCTCGCCAAATATAA
- the ypmT gene encoding protein YpmT, with amino-acid sequence MKRIYQYFSLLSLLFAAYFGITAATDLKAENIDQFYLNIAYCALFLGIMILAFDFQKQEKAEDVS; translated from the coding sequence ATGAAGCGAATCTATCAATATTTTAGTTTACTGTCGCTTTTATTTGCTGCGTACTTTGGCATTACGGCTGCCACTGATTTAAAAGCAGAAAATATCGATCAGTTTTACTTAAATATTGCCTATTGTGCATTATTTTTAGGCATCATGATTCTTGCTTTTGATTTTCAAAAGCAAGAAAAAGCTGAAGATGTCTCGTAA
- a CDS encoding YpmS family protein — protein sequence MKKWKSLFFILLAINLLIVVACGILMLLPGGQSASEKEAKSEYSFNISSSKESLTSFVNDYLKNQGSSDMPDFHVAIDQDVKVTGAIKAFSSTIDANVSFTPTVEDNGDVLLKVDDFSIGQLSIPISFVLSYMGQFYELPEFVHVKPDQKTVEVRLSEMPLTNDMYVKANKIDLENDEIEFSYYHPKQ from the coding sequence ATGAAAAAATGGAAAAGCTTATTTTTTATTTTACTTGCCATCAATCTATTGATTGTTGTTGCGTGCGGCATTTTGATGCTGCTGCCAGGCGGTCAATCCGCTTCAGAAAAAGAAGCGAAAAGCGAGTATTCTTTTAACATTTCTAGCTCAAAAGAATCGCTGACCAGCTTTGTAAATGATTATTTGAAAAATCAAGGATCAAGCGATATGCCTGACTTTCATGTTGCGATTGATCAAGATGTGAAAGTAACAGGCGCGATTAAAGCCTTCTCTTCAACCATTGATGCAAACGTGTCATTTACACCAACTGTTGAAGATAATGGTGATGTCCTGCTGAAAGTGGATGACTTTTCAATTGGACAATTGAGCATTCCGATCAGTTTTGTTTTAAGCTACATGGGTCAGTTTTATGAACTGCCAGAATTCGTTCATGTGAAACCAGACCAAAAAACGGTTGAAGTGCGCCTTTCAGAAATGCCACTGACGAATGATATGTATGTCAAAGCGAACAAAATTGATCTTGAGAACGATGAAATCGAATTCTCATATTACCATCCAAAACAATAG
- a CDS encoding SGNH/GDSL hydrolase family protein yields MKARLILIVMSLAFVLSACSAKEAGIKDKLEDTQNVKEHITIAAVGDSLTEGIGDQNKKGYAGITRDKIEAVDGVQSVTLKNYAVKGSRTVDLLKRLKEKKVQDGLKDADYIFFTIGGNDLMHVVRQNVLNLTFAPFQKEQGPFEERFKTILAQLREHNDHAKIMYVSMYNPFKFSLTELRDIDEVVKDWNAVAKKELKKDGNADMINVADLFEEDSDEKLLADDDFHPNQKGYSLMANRLFSEVKKEGLPKE; encoded by the coding sequence TTGAAAGCTCGTTTGATTTTGATTGTGATGTCTCTAGCTTTTGTTCTTTCTGCATGTTCTGCAAAAGAGGCTGGCATAAAGGATAAACTAGAAGACACACAAAACGTAAAAGAACATATTACCATCGCAGCGGTTGGAGATTCCTTAACAGAAGGAATCGGAGATCAAAATAAAAAGGGGTATGCAGGCATCACCCGCGACAAGATAGAAGCGGTGGACGGCGTGCAATCTGTTACATTAAAAAACTATGCTGTTAAAGGCAGTAGAACGGTAGATTTATTAAAGAGATTAAAAGAGAAAAAGGTGCAAGATGGGCTGAAAGACGCTGATTATATTTTCTTTACGATCGGAGGAAATGACTTAATGCATGTCGTCCGTCAAAATGTACTCAATTTGACTTTTGCTCCTTTTCAAAAAGAGCAAGGTCCTTTTGAGGAGCGCTTTAAAACCATTCTTGCTCAACTGAGAGAACATAATGACCACGCGAAGATCATGTATGTAAGTATGTATAATCCCTTTAAGTTCAGTCTGACTGAGCTGAGAGATATCGATGAAGTTGTCAAAGACTGGAACGCGGTCGCTAAAAAAGAACTGAAAAAAGACGGCAATGCTGACATGATCAATGTGGCAGATTTATTTGAAGAAGATTCTGATGAAAAATTACTGGCAGATGATGATTTCCACCCAAACCAAAAGGGGTACTCTCTTATGGCAAATCGTTTATTCTCAGAAGTGAAAAAAGAAGGACTGCCGAAGGAATAG
- a CDS encoding SCO family protein encodes MYRKRGALLGALMMISVLLLVSCSNGQIKDALNYQIQPFEYQNQEGQKVSLDDLKGKVWIADFIFTSCETICPPMTAHMTELQKRLKEEKLDAHIISFSVDPEVDSPKKLKEFAKAYPLSFKNWDFLTGYSQSAIEKFAMKSFKTIVKKPEDEDQVIHQSLFFLVDQEGKVMKNYDGVQNTPYDEIIKDIKTLNRS; translated from the coding sequence ATGTATAGAAAAAGGGGAGCCTTGCTTGGTGCGCTTATGATGATAAGCGTGCTTCTTTTAGTATCGTGTTCAAATGGACAAATCAAGGATGCGTTAAATTATCAAATACAGCCGTTTGAGTATCAAAACCAAGAGGGTCAAAAGGTGTCACTGGATGATTTGAAGGGGAAAGTATGGATTGCAGATTTTATTTTCACAAGCTGTGAAACGATCTGTCCGCCTATGACTGCTCATATGACAGAGCTGCAAAAACGGTTAAAAGAAGAAAAATTGGATGCGCATATCATTTCCTTTAGTGTTGACCCAGAGGTGGACTCACCGAAAAAGCTAAAGGAATTTGCTAAAGCATATCCATTGTCCTTTAAAAATTGGGATTTCCTCACTGGTTACTCGCAGTCAGCGATTGAAAAATTCGCCATGAAGAGCTTTAAAACCATTGTGAAAAAACCTGAAGATGAAGACCAAGTCATTCATCAATCACTGTTTTTCCTAGTCGATCAAGAAGGGAAAGTGATGAAAAATTATGATGGCGTACAAAATACACCATATGATGAAATCATCAAGGACATCAAAACGCTTAACCGAAGCTAG